The Deinococcus sp. Marseille-Q6407 genome has a window encoding:
- a CDS encoding uracil-DNA glycosylase: MTNPTNPNAQQQYKSSQSGRFVVPGWMNLIEGTPDAIEIQLDLDKSDLSRTQACLLIEYWATNEDITLQSILPVRAFGANQDGWCMLIPARGRVLIRAIDTAPNPPLLASQWINIDPATQPGTTVHVKVDFPDPAKAAANNLQLNN; encoded by the coding sequence ATGACCAACCCGACCAACCCCAACGCCCAGCAGCAGTACAAGAGCAGCCAGAGCGGCCGGTTCGTGGTGCCCGGCTGGATGAACCTGATTGAAGGGACCCCCGACGCTATCGAAATCCAGTTGGACCTGGACAAGAGTGACCTGAGCCGCACCCAGGCCTGCCTCCTGATTGAGTACTGGGCCACCAATGAGGACATCACCCTGCAGAGCATTCTGCCGGTGCGGGCGTTCGGTGCCAATCAGGACGGCTGGTGCATGCTGATTCCAGCGCGCGGCCGGGTGCTGATTCGCGCCATTGACACCGCGCCCAACCCCCCGCTGCTGGCCAGCCAGTGGATCAACATCGACCCGGCCACCCAGCCCGGCACCACCGTGCATGTGAAGGTGGATTTCCCCGATCCTGCCAAGGCCGCTGCCAACAACCTGCAGCTGAACAACTGA
- the mqnB gene encoding futalosine hydrolase yields the protein MRLAPAEVLLVVATAGEADFFGDLGCRVVVSGVGGVAAALATAQAVAQQRPRLAVSLGIAGAFSTAGLRPGDLAVSSRMIQADYGAELGDDFLPLPALDLRVGDFPGPAAFGDFAAAPGAETLAWELGATYGPMLSLNTVTGTAERAAALLRRFPGALTEGMEGAGVAHAAQLAGVPALELRGVSNAVGPRDRSSWQIVPALQAARRGLTGLLAADWLLD from the coding sequence ATGAGGCTGGCCCCCGCCGAAGTCCTGCTGGTGGTCGCCACCGCCGGCGAGGCCGATTTCTTCGGTGATCTGGGCTGCCGGGTGGTGGTCAGCGGGGTGGGGGGGGTGGCCGCCGCACTCGCCACTGCGCAGGCTGTGGCGCAGCAGCGGCCCCGGCTGGCGGTCAGCCTGGGCATTGCCGGCGCCTTCAGCACGGCCGGCCTGCGCCCCGGCGACCTGGCAGTGTCCAGCCGGATGATTCAGGCCGATTACGGCGCCGAACTGGGCGACGACTTTCTGCCGCTGCCAGCGCTGGACCTGCGAGTAGGAGATTTTCCAGGCCCGGCCGCGTTCGGAGACTTCGCCGCGGCCCCCGGCGCAGAAACCCTGGCCTGGGAGTTGGGCGCCACTTACGGGCCAATGCTTTCGCTGAATACCGTGACCGGCACCGCCGAGCGGGCGGCCGCCTTGCTGCGCCGCTTTCCCGGTGCCCTGACTGAAGGCATGGAAGGTGCCGGGGTAGCCCACGCCGCACAGCTGGCCGGGGTGCCGGCGCTGGAACTGCGCGGCGTCAGCAACGCGGTGGGGCCGCGCGACCGCAGCAGCTGGCAGATTGTGCCGGCCCTGCAAGCGGCCCGGCGCGGCCTGACCGGCCTGCTGGCGGCCGACTGGCTGCTGGACTGA